In Vibrio alginolyticus NBRC 15630 = ATCC 17749, the sequence CTGATGTAATCGAGTCAGCTGCATCTAAGACTGGTAAAGCGCACGTGATCAAATCGCACCACAACGTGGGCGGTCTTCCAGATGACATGGAAATGGGTCTTGTTGAGCCACTACGTGAGCTGTTCAAAGATGAAGTTCGTAAGATTGGTCTAGAATTAGGCCTGCCTTACAACATGCTTTACCGCCACCCATTCCCAGGTCCTGGTCTAGGTGTTCGTGTTCTTGGTGAAATCAAGAAAGAGTACTGTGACTTGCTACGCCGTGCTGATGCTATCTTTATTGAAGAGCTTCACGCTGCAGACCTATATGACAAAGTATCTCAAGCGTTCACGGTATTCCTACCAGTACGTTCTGTTGGTGTAATGGGCGATGGCCGTAAATACGACTGGGTTGTATCACTGCGTGCAGTAGAAACCATCGACTTTATGACGGCACACTGGGCGCACCTACCATACGACTTCCTAGGTAAGGTATCTAACCGTATTATCAACGAAGTTGATGGCATTTCTCGTGTTGTTTACGACATTTCTGGTAAGCCACCAGCGACTATCGAGTGGGAATGATTTTCCTCTAGACAGTTGAGTTTATAAGAACCAGCCTTCGGGCTGGTTTTTTTGTACTTCAAGTTTGTGAAGAGGTGGCTCAACTTTTTTGTGAGAGATATATACATGCGGTTAAATTAAATATATATTCATTTTAATTGTTTAATTATCATAAATGGTATTGCTATGGAACAGGCTGACGTTACCTCTCTCATTCCCATCCTTATTACTCTTTTCCTCGCGCTGACCACAAGAAATGTCGTTGTTGGTTTATTCGCGGGTGTGGTGAGTGGTGTCGCTATGCTCGAAGGGACATTTGTCGAAAAAGGGCCACTAGACTCGTTTAGTGCACTGATGAAAAGCTATCTACTGCCGCAATTAACTGACAGCTACAATGCGGGCGTCATTTTGCTCTTGGTCTTTATTGGTGGCTTTGTTGCCTTGATGGAGAAATCTGGCGGTGGTGTGGCGTTTGCTAAAAAGGTTACTCAATGGGTTGCGAGTAAATGCCAAGCTCAACTGTCCGCATGGTTCGGTGGTGTGGTTATTTTCTTCTCAGACCTTGGTACACCACTGATTGTTGGCCCTGTTTTTCGCCCTTTATTTGATAAGTTAAAAGTATCACGCCAAAAATTAGCTTTTATTATCGACTCTACTTCCTCTCCCGTCGCAATCTTGATCCCTTTTATCGGATGGGGCGTTTACATCATGGGATTGATTCAAAAAGAGTTTACTGCCCTGAATGTCAGTATGAGTGATTGGGATGCTTTCATTGGTGCGATCCCGTATCAGTTTTACGCCTTTCTTGCGATCGCGATTGTGCCGATTGTCTCTTTCTTCAAATTAGATTTCGGACCGATGGCGAAGGCTGAACAACTAGCAGAGCAGGGCTCCGACTTTGGGAAAGTGCAGGAGTCCATGAATGTGTTTACGCATAAAAATGCAAAATCTAGTTTTGTATGGGCACCTTTGCTCGTTATGCTGGTGGTTCTATGTACCATCCTCGTGCCACACGGTTTTCCATTTCAAAAAGTGGCAGGATCAACGTTTAGAGCTGCACTTTCTTCTGCATATTTCTTTGCGGCCTTCACTTTAATTGCGCTGATGGCGTTTTATGGCGTAAGAAAGCTTTCGGATGGTATTCAGGTTTATCTGAAAGGGATGTCAAACATGATGTCAGTGGCGGTGATTCTGGTATTGGCTTGGGCGCTTAGCTCGGTTGGGAAAGAATTAGGTGCAGCTGCATACATTGCTGAACAAGCTCAAGCCGGTTTCCCTTACTGGTTATTGCCAGCGGTTGCGTTTTTACTGGCCGGTATTATCTCGTTCGCTACGGGATCATCTTGGGGGACGTTTGCCATCATGATGCCATTAGTGATCCCAACTGCCGTCGCGATTGATGCACCACTGTTGGTTTGTATTGGTGCGGTATTATCTGGTGGCTTGTTTGGCGATCACTGTTCTCCCATCTCTGAAACTACGATTTTGTCGTCGACAGGAGCGGGGTGTGAACAGTATGAGCACTTCCGTACACAATTACCTTACGCATTACTCAATGGAATGATCGCATTGGGGTGTTTTCTTTTAGCTGGAATCAACGCCTCACCAGTGATTGTGCTTGCCGCAATTATTTCTCAGTGTGTGGTTTATTTTGTGCTGTCTAAACAAAAGTCAACCGCGAAGCTAGAGGTGGTTTCGGCAGAACAATAAAGAGAGAAACATCACAAAGCGGAGGCTCATAGGGTCTCCGCTTTTCTTTTGAGTCAAGGTAACATTTTTCTTGTGACAAAATGTGTGTGAGGACCTATTTATTCATTTTGTCTCGCAGAATCAACGTACTTGGCTCGGTGTTTCGTATATATGATCCACTATATGTCTAGTTATTCCTCGTATATTGTATTGTTGAAATCCGGAGACTAGACATGTTTGCACTCAAACATCTTCCTCTTGCATTGAGTTGTGTCTTAGCAGCACAAGTGAATGCGAGTATGAATATTCAGCCCGATCCGCAAAATCCGAATGGTTATGTTATTGCTCGTGGTGACGTTCAAGCCGTAGAGCAAAGCAAAACTTCTGATCCTATGTATGCCATTTGGTCACAAGCATTAGAGACACGCCCGAACTCAGTGGTTGAAGCGATTGTTCCAGGGGCGACAACCAACCCAGAAAACGTGAAGCGTGTAGAGCGTGTATTCCCCGAAAGTGAGTGGGACTTCCTGACTCAAATGGCGGCACCT encodes:
- a CDS encoding Na+/H+ antiporter NhaC family protein, with product MEQADVTSLIPILITLFLALTTRNVVVGLFAGVVSGVAMLEGTFVEKGPLDSFSALMKSYLLPQLTDSYNAGVILLLVFIGGFVALMEKSGGGVAFAKKVTQWVASKCQAQLSAWFGGVVIFFSDLGTPLIVGPVFRPLFDKLKVSRQKLAFIIDSTSSPVAILIPFIGWGVYIMGLIQKEFTALNVSMSDWDAFIGAIPYQFYAFLAIAIVPIVSFFKLDFGPMAKAEQLAEQGSDFGKVQESMNVFTHKNAKSSFVWAPLLVMLVVLCTILVPHGFPFQKVAGSTFRAALSSAYFFAAFTLIALMAFYGVRKLSDGIQVYLKGMSNMMSVAVILVLAWALSSVGKELGAAAYIAEQAQAGFPYWLLPAVAFLLAGIISFATGSSWGTFAIMMPLVIPTAVAIDAPLLVCIGAVLSGGLFGDHCSPISETTILSSTGAGCEQYEHFRTQLPYALLNGMIALGCFLLAGINASPVIVLAAIISQCVVYFVLSKQKSTAKLEVVSAEQ